The DNA segment ATTTTAAGCTCCGCAGGCTCTTTGGCCCTTTCCCGTTTGTCCCCGAAGCCATAGCTTATTTTAAACCTCGGACGAACCTGCGGGATTTTTTCCTGCAATATTATCGCTACGCCCGGGGCGATGGTAAAGCTGATTTATGGCGTCTAAGACATCTTATAAGATATAGCACTTACCTTGTGCTGGTACCTTTCCTGCTTTTCTTAGGGCTAAAAATTGATCCGCTGTGGTGGCTTGGCTTCGTGGTCGGGGGTTGGGTGTATTTGCGTAACCCTTACCGCCGTCTTTTCCGGATGATGAAAAACTTGTCTTTGCCGGAAAAAATCCTGGCTTTCCTCCTGGTTCCCGTAATACGAGTTACAGGCGATGTGGCTAAAATGGCAGGCTACCCGGCAGGGTTGCTCTGGCGCTTGAAACATCGGCCTCCTCTCGATTGGAGAAAACGCTAAGGGCATTCTTTACCGCCTGGAAAAAACTTGGCTCCGGTTCCTTTATCCTGCCGGTTTTTTAACCCCTCAGTTTTATATCCCTGCGCTGGAAAATTAAGATGCCCACAGCTATGAAGGTTAGCGTGAGAGCCACGAAAAGGGCCACATGGTTCCAGTTAAGCCCTTCCACCATGGGACGCCCACCGCCATAATAATAGAAAAGGGAAAATTTGCGATAGAGTTCAAACTTCTCCGAGGTAATTCCTATCGCTTCTACAAGGTATGAAGCTGCCGCCAGCCCCCCAGATATCCCTGCTGCAGTCCCGGCACTCTGGCCGATGCTTGTAACAAGAAAGGCCAGCCCTCCAAAGACCAGACTTAAAAGCAATTCGTCCAAAATTGCTAGGAAAATGCGTAAATAGTTGGCTTCCACTTTCACCGCTAATCCACCAGCCCACAGACTTAACCATAAAACGACATGGATTATAAAAATGGCAATTAAAACCGCTGTCACTTTTTCAAGGACTATCTTCCACCGGGGCAGGGGCAGGGAAAGAAGGAGTTCCAGGCTCCCTTTTTCCTCCTCCCATCCGATGATCCCAGAAAAATAGGCTATGGCCATGATAATTGAGAGGACTGGGAAAACGAAACTGAACAGGTTAATTGAAAGATACCCCTCTATTGTCTGAAAGGTGGAGAAGTCCCTCATGAACACTTTGAAAAGGGGATCATCAAGGTAAAGCGACAGATCCTCAAAGGTTCCCTTGACCGCCGGGAAGGCAACGATGGTGTATAAAGCTGTCAGCGACATGCCCACACACCACCAGAAGATAGAGCGCCTCATATCCCTTAAAGTTTTCAGGAAAACTGAGCGCAACATGGAGACCTCCATTATTAGGAATAAAACGCAAGAAATATCTCTTCCAGTGTTGGGTCCTGAATTCTCAAACTTGCGATGTTGTGGCGAGCCAAGGCTCTGATAAAGGCGTTCGGCTCTCCCTTAAGCAAACAAGTAAGAGTTTTCCCTTCAAGATGCAAATTGTTAACATTGGGCAGGTTTGAGAATTCCTCTATGCTCACTTCTTCAGCAAAAATTACTTCAGCCCGACGCATCGCTTTGGCCTTTAGTGTTTGAATGCTCTCTACAGCAACAAGAGTTCCTTCCTTGATTATGCCAACCCTATCGCAGATTTTTTCCACTTCGGGAAGGATATGGGAAGAAATGAACACCGTCCGCCCTTCTTCTTTTATTTCCCGCACGATTCGGTAAAACTCTTGCTGGATTAGAGGATCAAGCCCAAGGGTCGGCTCATCAAGGATTAGAAGGCTGGGTTTGTGCATGAGGGCCTGGATTATACCCAATTTCTGACGGTTCCCATGGGAATATGTGCGGATGGGTCTGGAAAGGTCCAGATCAAGGCGCCGGGCAAGAGTTCTAACATACCCCCAATCAACCCCACCTCTAAGGGAGGCAAAATAACGGAGCAATTCTTCTCCTGTTAAATCCCCGTAAAGGCTTAGTTCCCCAGGCACATAGCCTACCTCCCTTTTCCAGGCAAAATTGGAAGGAGAAACTTGATAGCCCAAAACAAAAGCCTTGCCTCTTGTGGGATTCAAATTGCCCAGAAGAAGGCGGATGGTGGTAGTTTTACCGGCTCCATTGGGCCCCAGATAGCCAAATACTTCCCCTCTTTCCACTTCTAAATTTAAATTCTCAATTCCCTTAACCCGGCCATAATATTTGGTCAACATCTCAGTTCTAATTACAACCATGGGCCTCCTCCTCCGTAAGCTTTGGCTTGAAGGTTCAACAGCTTACCGAAAATTAAGCTGGCTCATAATTTCCACTACCGCCGAAATTTTAAAGTTCCACTATCTCTATGCTCCAGCTTTCTGCATCCGCCAGAAGCAATCGTCTTCTTAGGGGCCTGCCTTTACCCAGAAGGATCTTAATTACCTCCTGGACCTGAACAGCTGCCACCATCATAGGGGTAGCAGCGGGGGTTCCCAGTTCCACTTCTATTCCTTTATCTGGGGGTCTGTCTCCGTAAAGAGCTTTTAGACCTGGATCTTCCGGAAAAATAGTTATAACTTGCCCTAAGAAGCCTGCGATCGCTCCATGGACTAAAGGGATGCCAGCTTTCCGAGCCGCTTCCTCCAGCTTGAGCCTCGCTGGCAAACTATCCAGCCCATCTACCACCACCTGACATCCCTCCAGAATTCTGTCCAGATTTTCAGCCTGAATGAATTCTTTCCAGGCTATTACTTCAACGGCTGGATTTACTCGAGCTATCACCCTTCTGGCTATTTCAGCCTTTGGTTCCCCCAGCACGCTCACATCGCTCAGAACTTGCCGGTTAAGGTTGTGATCCACAAACACATCCCCGTCCGCTACCACCAGGGTCCCGACCCCCATCCGCGCCAAGGACACGCATACGTGTCCACCAAGCCCTCCAAGCCCTATTACCGCTACTTTCGATTGCAAAAGTTTCCTCTGCCCCTCAAAGCCTACTGTCCCGAGGTTTCGAAGGTAGCGCCGGGGCATAAAGCCTGCTTCTAAGGCTGCAATTTCCACATCCTTGAGTTTAAGCCCCCACTTTCTGGCTATGGTTTCTATTGAGTCCACCCCCAGCACCTGCACGCCGCTTTCTTCAAAAGCCATAGCCTTCATGTCTTCAATCAGCTTATTCATTTCCATAGGCTAATCCTCCACTCTTATTGTTCTGATTACGATGCGGCGGGATTCCGGGTCCGCCCTTTCGCCGCTGACAGGAAGCCTCTCCCCTGTTTCCCGAAGATACATGCCCACTTCCAGAATGTAATCCCCAGGAGGAGCATCAGGGGGAAGAACAAGCTCATAGCGGTCTTTCAGAGGCACATTGGGCACCCAATGGGTAGTAGGGTAAAGCCCTTCCAGAGGTTCCTGGTCGTCCTGAGCCCAGACAGGTTTGCCAGTAGCCGGATTCAAGACGGGCCCCAGGAGGTGAGTGAAGACAGTGTAGGACCTTTCTATCGGAGCTTCAGCTTCCCAGAAAAGTTCAAGAATTAAGGTCCCTCCCGGGCGGAGCACAGGGGGCTCCGATACCCCTATCAGGTTATACCCTAGAAGCTTTATCCTGTCTCCGATTCTGGCCGAAAGAGGATATCTTATGTCTACCATCGGATAGACAGGGCCGCCCCCTTTTACTTTCACTTCCCCTATGTACAGAGCCTCTGAATCCACTCTTACCCTCAACCTGTACGTTCCTCCCTCAAAAAGGGCCACCTTAAACTCCACCATTTTGTAATGGTATCCTGGTTCAAGGGAAAAGTAATCTATGGGGAAGGGAGTTCCCAACGGAGAAAGGGCTTCAACCCATAGTGAGGCTGGCTCTTCGAGTTCCAGGAATAATCCTAAGTGGATAGTAGTCCCCTGTTTGCCTCGCTGGTCCATGAGATCGTATCCCAAAATCTTAACCCCGGGAGATAACTTCAGATTCAGAGGGGTGATAGGCATAATTTCTCGGGAAGGAAAAGGAGTTTCCTTACGGTGAGAAAAGAGGTAAAGCGAATCCAGCTTAAAATGATAAGCCAGCACCACTTTCATCCTTTCCGAAAGCCACTTTACTGCAATCCCTTCGGGATCCTGGAGGAAAGGTTTCACTGCAGCTACCCATATCCTCGAATGCATACTGGTTATCCAGCCCAGCTCCGCTTCCACGGTTTCGGGAGTGAAAAGGGGAGAAATACGCGGTGCTGTGTAGATGGGAAAGTTAAGGCCTTTGGGAAGGTAATAGATAAATTTGGGGAAACGGTCGCCTGAGATTAAAATTACCGCATCGCCTGGGCGACCGTAAACCTGGATGAGGCGCAACATGGTGGGTATGTCATCTTCCCAATCCCGTTCTGCATAATACTGAGGCAGGAAAGCAGCCATAGAGATAAATATCACCCCTGTTAAGAGCAAACCCGCAGGACGGAACTTCCCGCCCAAAGCCTCCAGAGAGAGCGCGAGAAGCGAGTAGAAAAAGGGGGCAGCGGGGATAAAGTAGCGCGCTTCTATTTTAGGGACATAAAATATGGGGCGAGGCTGGGTCAAGATCCAAACCGTTAAGGGTTGCAGAATTACCCCGCTTAGAAGCAGAAATATTCCAGGGATAGCTTTGGGCTTCTCTCTTTTAAGAAGATAAACAGGTAAACCGGCAAGGGCCGCGATTACTACAAAGAGACTAAAAGGTAGAAGCCGTTCCAGGTGAGTGGAGATACCTGTGGCAAGCAGGACAGCGTTAAGCTTCAGTGCAAAGCCGAGGGAAGCTGGCTCTTCCACTATTGACCAGGATTTCATCTTCGGAAAAGCAAGCGTTACCCAAGGGACCCACAACAGGGTTACTGCTCCAGTGGCCAGAGCCGATTCAGCCAAAAGCCTACGCTGAATTGGTTTTTTAAATGCTTCCATCAGAATGGGAACAGCGCACACTGGCAGGAGGAAAACGGCTGAGTAAAGGGTGTAAAGGGCAGCAGAACACGAAATAACCCATCCCACCCAGAATTTCCTGGAATTAACGGAAGAGATAGCTTTCAAGAGGAAGTAACCTGAAAGGGTGAAGAAGAGGGCAGCAGGGATATACATTCTCATTTCCTGAGACCACCAGATGTGGAAACGAGAGAATCCCAGAAGCCAAAGGGCTAAAAGCCCCGCTTCAGCCCCTCCCAACCTCCGGACGAGAGGGAAAACGGTGGCTACCGTTAAAGTGGCCATTATGACCGTAAGGTAACGGGCCAGGAATTCGGTTTCCCCTGCAATCCTTATCCAGAACCATAGGAGCCAGAAATATAAAGGTGGATGGACATCACCGGCGGTCCAGAGGGTGGTTTCAAGCCAGCTTTGTCGGACTGCCCATATAGCAAGTCCCTCATCCCACCAGATGTTTTTGTCCCCAAGGGTGTGAACCCTTAGGAAAAAGGCTACAAGGATTCCAAGCAGGACTAAGGGCTTAAGAGCACGCATTGTCTACCATTACTACCCGCATTATGCCTCTCAAATCCGGTAAGGAAAGGATTCGGGCCGAAGGGAAAACCTTGCGAGCTATGGCTTTAACTTTGCGTGCCTGACCCGGACCAACTTCCAGAAACATGGCCCCCCTTTCTTTAAGGTAGGAAGGAGCCTGATAGAGGAGCTTGCGGATAATATCAAACCCATCCGGCCCCCCATCCAGAGCCTCCCGCGGTTCCCACTTTAATTCTGGAGCAAGCTTTTCCAGCTGGGATGAAGGAATGTAGGGTAAATTGGCCACTATAGCTTCCACTGGCTCCTCAAGAGCTGAAAGCAAATCGCTTATGAGAAAGCGGATATTTCCATCAACACCATTAATGATTGCGTTTTCCCGGGCAAGTTCCAGCGCTCGGGGGGAAGAATCCAGAGCGTAAATAAGGGCTTTACCTTTAAGGCGTGAAGCAAGCGCAACAGCCACAGCTCCACTGCCAGTTCCTACGTCAGCTATAGAAAGAGAGGGGAATTTCTCCGCCCACTCCAGGACTCTATCCACTAAAATTTCGGTTTCTGGCCTCGGGATCAGGGCACGATTGTCGATCCGCAGGGGAAGGCCGTAAAATTCAACCTGGCCCAGAATATAGGGTAAGGGTTCCCTCTTCTGCCTTCTCTCCACTAAATCCAGGAAAATCATGACCTTTTCTTCTTCTACCTGAGCATCAATGTGAGCTAAAAGCCACTCCTTTTTTTTCCTGAGAGCATGGGAAAGGAGAAGTAGACTTTCCAGCTGCGGCTCAGGGCAACCAGCTCTTTTAAGGCAATCCATTGCAATTTCCAAAAGCTTCCCAACTTTCACAATTCTGATTATACTTCAACGACTTAGCCGGAGCAAAAATGTGGCCACGAAAATCGCTTGGACTCCCCAGAGGACGGCAATCCATCCGCGCTTAAGAGTTGGCCACTTTTTTCGCCCCGAAGATCACCGGTTCATCCTTTTTCGCCAGCACAGGGAGAAGAATCAGCAATAGCGGAACTTTTCAGAACCAAATTCTGACTTTCGCTGTCCAGAAACTTGGGCGAGTGGCTCATGGTGTGTCTGTGCTTTCCACAGGTCAGATTGGCTCCAGGGGGCCCTGCAGGTCCTATCACCCGGCAATGGTCTTCCGGCTCAGGAACCCTCTGATTTGCCAGAATTTGAATTTATGCTATACTTGATTCAATCAATCCGCACCAAGCTTTAGGGAGAGGGAAATGCGAGCTGTAGATATTATCGCCAAGAAACGCGATGGATTCCCCCTCACAAAGGAAGAGATAGAATTCTTTGTCCAGGGAAGCGTGCAGGGGACCATTCCCGATTACCAGATTTCTGCCTGGCTTATGGCTGTATACCTGAGAGGTATGACCGTTCGGGAGACTGTTGACCTCACCCTTGCTATGGCTTTCTCCGGGGAAGTCCTTAACCTGAAAGATATTGCACCACTAACCGTGGACAAGCACTCAACAGGTGGTGTGGGCGATAAAACAACCCTGGTGGTAGCGCCTCTGGTAGCTTCTCTGGACTTACCCGTAGCTAAAATGTCTGGAAGAGGCCTGAGCTTTTCCGGAGGAACCATTGATAAGCTGGAATCAATCCCCGGCTATAGGGTTGACCTGAGTGTGGAAGAGTTTAAGAAAATGGTTAAAGAGCACGGGATAGTCGTATCGGGCCAGACGGCCCAACTTGCTCCGGCTGATGGTGTGTTTTATGCTTTGAGGGATGTAACTGCTACCGTATCCAGTATTCCTCTCATCGCCAGCTCCGTTATGAGCAAGAAGATAGCAGCAGGGACAGATGTGCTGGTTCTGGATGTCAAAGTGGGCAAGGGGGCTTTTATGAAAACTGTTGAGGATGCTAAGGCTTTAGCTCAGCTCATGGTGGATATAGGAAAAAGCGTGGGCAAAAAGGTGGCTGCCATTATCGCTGACATGAACCAGCCCCTGGGGAAGGCTATAGGCAATGCTCTGGAAGTCAAAGAAGCCATAGAAACTCTGCAGGGTAGAGGACCAAAGGATTTCCTGGAACATTGCCTGGCAGTGGCTACGGAATTAATCCGGCTCTCTGGTAAAGCCAGGGATTCACGGCAGGCAAGAAGTATGGCTGAAAGGGCCTTGAACGAAGGAAAGGCCTGGGATAAGTTTCTGGAGTGGATTGAAGCGCAGGGTGGAAGCCGCCAGGCCGTGGAGAATCCCGAATTTCTCCCCAAAGCACGCTACAAAGAACCGCTTCTCTCCCCTCGTTCTGGTTATATCTCAGAACTTGATGCGATGGAAGTAGGGATGGTTACAGTTCTCCTGGGGGGTGGAAGGGAGAAGAAAGGAGATCCTATTGATTACGCCGTAGGGATTGAGCTTGAGAAGAAGATAGGGGATTACGTAGAGAAGGGAGAGCCTCTCCTTTACATTCATGCTAATGACCTTTCCCGTTTGGAAGAAGCACGCCAGCGGCTTTTGGGCGCTTTCGCTTTCAGTGAAAGCGAGCCCCACGCTCCACCTCTCATATATGAGGTGATACGATGAAAGTGGTTGTTCTTTCCGATATCCACGACCATCTGAACAATTTGAAAGCTTTTGAACCCATCTTTAAAGAAGCAGAAGCCCTTAT comes from the Anaerolineae bacterium genome and includes:
- a CDS encoding ABC transporter permease produces the protein MLRSVFLKTLRDMRRSIFWWCVGMSLTALYTIVAFPAVKGTFEDLSLYLDDPLFKVFMRDFSTFQTIEGYLSINLFSFVFPVLSIIMAIAYFSGIIGWEEEKGSLELLLSLPLPRWKIVLEKVTAVLIAIFIIHVVLWLSLWAGGLAVKVEANYLRIFLAILDELLLSLVFGGLAFLVTSIGQSAGTAAGISGGLAAASYLVEAIGITSEKFELYRKFSLFYYYGGGRPMVEGLNWNHVALFVALTLTFIAVGILIFQRRDIKLRG
- a CDS encoding ABC transporter ATP-binding protein, whose product is MVVIRTEMLTKYYGRVKGIENLNLEVERGEVFGYLGPNGAGKTTTIRLLLGNLNPTRGKAFVLGYQVSPSNFAWKREVGYVPGELSLYGDLTGEELLRYFASLRGGVDWGYVRTLARRLDLDLSRPIRTYSHGNRQKLGIIQALMHKPSLLILDEPTLGLDPLIQQEFYRIVREIKEEGRTVFISSHILPEVEKICDRVGIIKEGTLVAVESIQTLKAKAMRRAEVIFAEEVSIEEFSNLPNVNNLHLEGKTLTCLLKGEPNAFIRALARHNIASLRIQDPTLEEIFLAFYS
- a CDS encoding HesA/MoeB/ThiF family protein yields the protein MNKLIEDMKAMAFEESGVQVLGVDSIETIARKWGLKLKDVEIAALEAGFMPRRYLRNLGTVGFEGQRKLLQSKVAVIGLGGLGGHVCVSLARMGVGTLVVADGDVFVDHNLNRQVLSDVSVLGEPKAEIARRVIARVNPAVEVIAWKEFIQAENLDRILEGCQVVVDGLDSLPARLKLEEAARKAGIPLVHGAIAGFLGQVITIFPEDPGLKALYGDRPPDKGIEVELGTPAATPMMVAAVQVQEVIKILLGKGRPLRRRLLLADAESWSIEIVEL
- a CDS encoding glycosyltransferase family 39 protein codes for the protein MRALKPLVLLGILVAFFLRVHTLGDKNIWWDEGLAIWAVRQSWLETTLWTAGDVHPPLYFWLLWFWIRIAGETEFLARYLTVIMATLTVATVFPLVRRLGGAEAGLLALWLLGFSRFHIWWSQEMRMYIPAALFFTLSGYFLLKAISSVNSRKFWVGWVISCSAALYTLYSAVFLLPVCAVPILMEAFKKPIQRRLLAESALATGAVTLLWVPWVTLAFPKMKSWSIVEEPASLGFALKLNAVLLATGISTHLERLLPFSLFVVIAALAGLPVYLLKREKPKAIPGIFLLLSGVILQPLTVWILTQPRPIFYVPKIEARYFIPAAPFFYSLLALSLEALGGKFRPAGLLLTGVIFISMAAFLPQYYAERDWEDDIPTMLRLIQVYGRPGDAVILISGDRFPKFIYYLPKGLNFPIYTAPRISPLFTPETVEAELGWITSMHSRIWVAAVKPFLQDPEGIAVKWLSERMKVVLAYHFKLDSLYLFSHRKETPFPSREIMPITPLNLKLSPGVKILGYDLMDQRGKQGTTIHLGLFLELEEPASLWVEALSPLGTPFPIDYFSLEPGYHYKMVEFKVALFEGGTYRLRVRVDSEALYIGEVKVKGGGPVYPMVDIRYPLSARIGDRIKLLGYNLIGVSEPPVLRPGGTLILELFWEAEAPIERSYTVFTHLLGPVLNPATGKPVWAQDDQEPLEGLYPTTHWVPNVPLKDRYELVLPPDAPPGDYILEVGMYLRETGERLPVSGERADPESRRIVIRTIRVED
- the prmC gene encoding peptide chain release factor N(5)-glutamine methyltransferase, which codes for MKVGKLLEIAMDCLKRAGCPEPQLESLLLLSHALRKKKEWLLAHIDAQVEEEKVMIFLDLVERRQKREPLPYILGQVEFYGLPLRIDNRALIPRPETEILVDRVLEWAEKFPSLSIADVGTGSGAVAVALASRLKGKALIYALDSSPRALELARENAIINGVDGNIRFLISDLLSALEEPVEAIVANLPYIPSSQLEKLAPELKWEPREALDGGPDGFDIIRKLLYQAPSYLKERGAMFLEVGPGQARKVKAIARKVFPSARILSLPDLRGIMRVVMVDNACS
- a CDS encoding pyrimidine-nucleoside phosphorylase: MRAVDIIAKKRDGFPLTKEEIEFFVQGSVQGTIPDYQISAWLMAVYLRGMTVRETVDLTLAMAFSGEVLNLKDIAPLTVDKHSTGGVGDKTTLVVAPLVASLDLPVAKMSGRGLSFSGGTIDKLESIPGYRVDLSVEEFKKMVKEHGIVVSGQTAQLAPADGVFYALRDVTATVSSIPLIASSVMSKKIAAGTDVLVLDVKVGKGAFMKTVEDAKALAQLMVDIGKSVGKKVAAIIADMNQPLGKAIGNALEVKEAIETLQGRGPKDFLEHCLAVATELIRLSGKARDSRQARSMAERALNEGKAWDKFLEWIEAQGGSRQAVENPEFLPKARYKEPLLSPRSGYISELDAMEVGMVTVLLGGGREKKGDPIDYAVGIELEKKIGDYVEKGEPLLYIHANDLSRLEEARQRLLGAFAFSESEPHAPPLIYEVIR